One window of Methanobacterium alkalithermotolerans genomic DNA carries:
- a CDS encoding GTP-binding protein → MNGKKKETKIVIFGDYNSGKTTTLDNLCQKKVKVEYRGTTISMDYGNTRVNGEKIHLFASPGQERFRFMREILYNGIDAAIVVVDISRGVSSMEREIIHQLDSENVPYVIFANKQDTGSANLDLDSDITIIPTIALQGQGLQEGLERLLDMI, encoded by the coding sequence ATGAACGGAAAAAAGAAAGAAACTAAAATTGTAATCTTTGGGGATTATAATTCGGGAAAAACCACTACTCTGGATAATTTATGCCAGAAAAAAGTTAAAGTGGAATACAGGGGCACCACCATTTCTATGGACTATGGCAATACTCGGGTTAATGGAGAAAAAATACATCTTTTTGCATCTCCTGGTCAGGAAAGATTTCGTTTCATGAGAGAGATACTCTACAATGGTATAGATGCGGCAATAGTGGTGGTGGATATTTCCAGGGGTGTAAGTAGTATGGAAAGGGAAATTATCCATCAGCTGGATTCAGAAAATGTACCTTATGTGATCTTTGCCAATAAACAGGATACAGGTTCGGCTAATCTGGATTTAGATTCTGATATAACTATAATTCCTACCATTGCCCTGCAGGGACAAGGATTACAGGAAGGCCTGGAACGGCTGCTGGACATGATATAA
- the aroA gene encoding 3-phosphoshikimate 1-carboxyvinyltransferase — MKLIVGKSQNIAGKIKAPPSKSYTHRAIIISALATGNSILKYPLKSEDTVASLESCRLMGCSIREHGKHWLVEGSSGKLKTPSDVLDVKNSGTTLRMMTSVAALAPNYTVFTGDDSLRNRPMQDLLDALQGLGVDAYSTRSNGKPPIVVGGGFNGGSTSIRGNVSSQFISSLLIAGALSQEGISLKVEGDFISRPYVDMTRDVMNKFGVKVEYDENDNYFQVDPQTYQGTDYTIEGDYSSASYLIAAASILEGDLTIQNLFKESKQGDKLILDIAQEMGASIKVRNDEVKVEGSGELQGIDVNLNHAPDLLPTVAALGAVARGRTTISGVEHARLKETDRISTCTQELSRLGVEVQEKKDGMVIKGGVHPGVVKSHGDHRLVMALSLVGLKVGITIENAGVYDVSFPDFPQTMSRLGTSMKLEG; from the coding sequence ATGAAACTTATAGTTGGAAAATCTCAAAATATAGCCGGAAAAATTAAGGCACCACCTTCCAAGAGTTATACTCATCGTGCCATAATCATATCTGCATTAGCAACAGGAAATTCTATTTTAAAATATCCTTTAAAATCAGAGGATACTGTGGCATCTCTGGAATCCTGCCGTTTAATGGGGTGTTCTATAAGGGAACATGGTAAACACTGGCTGGTGGAGGGTAGTTCTGGAAAATTAAAAACCCCTTCTGATGTCCTGGATGTTAAAAATTCAGGTACCACCCTGCGTATGATGACCTCTGTTGCTGCTTTGGCACCGAATTACACGGTTTTCACCGGGGATGATTCTTTGAGAAACAGACCCATGCAGGATCTTTTAGATGCCCTGCAAGGCTTGGGAGTGGATGCTTATTCTACCAGAAGTAATGGAAAACCTCCTATTGTAGTGGGAGGAGGTTTTAACGGTGGTTCAACGTCCATCAGGGGAAATGTTAGCTCTCAATTTATTTCATCACTACTAATCGCCGGAGCCCTATCCCAAGAGGGAATCTCACTTAAAGTAGAAGGAGATTTCATATCCCGGCCCTATGTGGATATGACTCGAGATGTAATGAATAAATTCGGGGTTAAAGTGGAATACGATGAAAATGATAACTACTTCCAGGTGGATCCTCAGACCTACCAGGGCACAGATTATACCATAGAAGGAGACTATTCTTCTGCTTCTTATCTTATAGCTGCTGCGTCTATTTTAGAAGGCGATTTAACCATTCAAAACTTGTTTAAAGAGTCTAAACAGGGCGATAAATTGATACTGGATATAGCCCAGGAAATGGGAGCATCTATCAAGGTTAGAAATGATGAAGTAAAGGTGGAAGGCAGTGGTGAACTCCAGGGCATTGATGTGAATCTTAACCACGCCCCGGATCTTTTACCTACTGTGGCTGCACTGGGAGCTGTGGCCAGAGGAAGAACCACTATTAGTGGGGTTGAACATGCCCGCTTAAAGGAAACAGATCGCATAAGTACCTGTACACAAGAACTATCTCGATTGGGAGTGGAAGTCCAGGAGAAAAAGGATGGAATGGTTATTAAAGGTGGAGTTCATCCGGGAGTGGTTAAATCTCATGGGGACCATCGCCTGGTCATGGCTTTGAGTTTAGTGGGGCTTAAAGTAGGAATAACAATTGAAAATGCCGGGGTATACGATGTTTCCTTTCCTGATTTTCCCCAAACCATGTCCCGTTTAGGGACCAGCATGAAATTAGAGGGCTAA